The DNA region GACATCATGATCGGCCACGACTGGGGTGCGATCACCGCGAGTTCGCTGGCGGCGATGCCCGACAACCCGTTCCGCAAAACGGTGGTGATGTCGGTTCCGCCGATCGCGGCCTTCCGGGTCCGCGGCGAGCGGGCCCGGCTGCTCGCGAAGTTGCCCGCGCAGGTGGTGCGCAGTTGGTACATGCTGTACTTCCAGCTGCCGGGGCTGCCCGAACGGTCGGCCCGCTGGATCGTCCCGCTGCTGTGGCGGCGCTGGTCACCCGGCTACCCGGCCGCCGAGGATGTGCGGCACGTCGATGCCGCGATCGGGGCCCCGCAACGCTGGGCGGCCGCGCTGACCGTCTACCGAGCGAACCTGCGCTACACCAAGCCGCCCGCCAGATATGCGCGGCTGCACGAGGCCTGGACGTCCGCGGCCCCGCCCGCCGGGCCCGTGCTGTATCTACACGGTGCCGACGATGGTTGCATGACAGCCGATTTCACGCGCTGGGTGGAGAAGGTGGTACCCGCCGGCAGCCGCACCGTGGTGGTCGAGCAGGCCGGGCACTTCCTGCAGCTCGAACAGCCGCGGCGGGTCGGCGACCTGATCCTCGACTACGTCGGTCCGGCATGATCCCGTCCAGGCTGCGCTGAGCGCGGCCCGTACTCGCACTTTGCCGCGGTAAGCGCAGGATGAACACAGATGCCCGGCGGCTGGCCGCCGTGGACGCCCAGACGTACTGGATGTCGGCCAAGATTCCCAACGACCAGTTCGTGCTGTTCGTATTCGACGGTGTGGTGCGTGTCGACAACGCTCTGGTCGAAGACCTGCGCGTGCGGGCCGCCGCGTGCCCCGACCTGTGCCTGCGCATCATCGACGATCAGCCCTGGCGCTATCCGAGCTGGGTGACCGGCCCGGTGGAGCCGTCGCAGTTCGTGGTCCACCGCGACGACGCCGGCGCGCACTGGGATGCCTGCCTGGCCGCGGTGGCGCGGCTGGCCGAGACCCAATTGGATCCGCGGGCGGCCGCGTGGCGGCTGCACCTGTTCACGCCGGTGCTGGGTGCCCCGGCGGGTGGGCCCGCGGTGACGGTGGCGGTGCTGCAACTGGCGCACGCGTTGGCCGACGGAGTGCGCACCGCGCAGCTGGCCGGCTGGTTGTTCGGCCGCCCGGAACCGGTGCCGCCGGTGCCGAGCCGGCGCCGGCGCCGCGTGCTGGCGGCCGGTGTGGCCGCGGCCCGCGCGGAGAGCCGGCTGACGCGCGACATCGAGGCAGGCCTCGTCCCGGCGCCGCCGCCGTCGCGCCCGGCGCTGCTGACCAACGCCCGCCCCGACGGTCCGCGGCGGATCAGAACCCTCGTCGTGGACCGGGCGGTGCTGCGCCGTCGTTCGACGGTTACGGTCGCCGCGCTGCTCGCGATCGGTACCGCGCTGGCCGGACACCTGCGCGCCCGCGGCGAGGACACCGCTGCGCTCGGCGCCGAGGTGCCGATGGCCAAGCCGGGGCTACGGCTGTCGCACAACCACTTTCGCAACATCGGCGTCGGGCTGTACCCCGGTGAGCCCGAGGCCGTGCGCGCCGCGCGCATCGCCGCCGACCTGCGCGGCGGACCGCAGCGCGCCCAACACCCGGCGGCCCTCGCGGCCGACGACGCCCTGGCGGCGGTGCCGGCGGGGCTGCTGCGCTGGGGGGTGGGCAAGTTCGATCCGCGGGTGCGCTCGGCGCTGGTCACCGGGAACACCGTGGTGTCGAGTGTCGATCGCGGCCCCGCCGACCTGCGACTCGGCGCGGCGGGGGTGCTCTTGACCGCGAGCTATCCGGCGTTGTCGCCGATGATGGGCCTCACCCACGGCGTGCACGGCCTCGGCGACACGGTGGCACTGAGCGTGCACGCCGCGGATTCGGTGCTGGCGGCTTCCGAACTCGATGACTACGTCGCGCGGCTGCGGCACGCGCTGGGCGCGCCGCCCTGACCCGGCACGCAATCGTCACCCCTGCTGGGCAACCGCATAGCAGATGACTTAAGTTCGTCACATGATCTACGACTCAGCCCTGGACGTCGGACTGCTGCTCCTGCGTGTCGTGCTCGGCCTGACGATGGCGGCGCACGGCTACAACAAGTTCTTCGGTGGGGGACGTATCCCAGGCACCGCCGGCTGGTTCGACAGCATCGGCATGAAGCCCGGCATGTTCCACGCGCGCATCGCCGCCACCACCGAGATCGCGGCCGGCCTCGGCTTGGCGCTGGGGCTGCTCACCCCCATCCCGGCGGCCGGGTTCGTGGCCCTGATGTTGGTCGCGGCGTGGACCGTGCACCGCGACAACGGCTTCTTCATCGTCAAGGAGGGCTGGGAGTACAACCTGGTGCTCGCCGGCGCGGCGGTGGCCGTCGCGGCGACCGGACCCGGCAAGTACAGCCTGGACCACCTGCTGTTCTCCGACACCGGCTTCCACAACTGGCTGTACGGCTGGTGCGGTTTGGCGATCGCGCTCGGGCTGGGTCTGGCCGGCGGCATCGGCCAGCTCGCGGTCTTCTACCGCCCACCGGCCAAGACCACGTAACCGCACCCTGGGACACCCGGCGGAACCACCACCGGTCGGCTAGAACACGTTCTAGTCTGTCGGGCATGGGATTTCTCAAGCCCGAACTGCCGGTGGTGGAGTTCGACGAGTGGAGCAAGGGCACCTGGGCCGACAAGATCCGGCCGATGGCGCGGCACTGGGCCGAGGTGGGCTTCGGTACCCCGGTGGTGCTGCACCTGTTCTACGTCGTCAAGATCCTGCTGTACGTCCTCGGCGCCTGGCTGGTGGTGCTGACCACCGCCGGTATCGACGGCTTCACGGCGGTGGGGCAGTGGTGGACCGAGCCGATCGTCTTCCAGAAGGTCGTGCTCTACACCATGCTGTTCGAGGTGGTGGGGCTCGGATGCGGCTTCGGTCCGCTGAACAACCGATTCCTGCCGCCGCTGGGGTCCATCCTGTATTGGTTGCGGCCCAACACCATCCGGCTGCCACCCTGGCCCGACCGGATCCCGTTCACCAAGGGTGACAACCGCGCGCCGGTCGATGTCGCGCTCTACGCCGCGCTGCTGATCGTCCTGGTGGTGGCACTGTTCTCCGACGGGACCGGGCCGATCCCCGCGCTCGGCACCGAGGTCGGCGTGCTGCCGCTGTGGCAGATCTGGGCGATCCTCGGCCTGTTGGCCGTCGCGGGTCTGCGTGACAAGGTGATCTTCCTGGCGGCCCGCGGCGAGGTCTATGCGTCGTTCACCGTCGCCTTCCTGTTCGGCGGCGTCGACATGCTCATCGCCGCGAAGCTGGTGTGCGTGGTGATCTGGGTGGGCGCGGCCACCTCCAAGCTCAACAAGCACTTCCCGTTTGTCATCTCGACGATGATGTCCAACAGCCCGATCGTCCGGCCCCGAGCGCTCAAACGCCTGTTCTTCGAACGGTTTCCGAGCGACCTGCGGCCCGGTCGGCTGTCGCGCGTCGTCGCGCACTTCAGCACCGCGGTCGAGATGCTGGTGCCGCTGGTGCTGCTGTTCACCCACGGCGGCTGGCCGACGGCCATCGCGGCGTTCGTCATGGTCTGCTTCCACCTCGGCATCCTGAGCGCGATCCCGATGGGGGTGCCGCTGGAATGGAACGTCTTCATGATCTTCAGCGTCATCGCGCTGTTCGTGGGACACGCCGGGATCGGCCTGTCCGACATGACCACGCCGTTGCCGGTGCTGCTGTTCGCGGTCCTGGCCACCACGGTGGTGGTGGGAAACCTGTTCCCGCGCAAGGTGTCCTTCCTGCCCGGCATGCGCTACTACGCCGGCAACTGGGACAGCTCGCTCTGGTGCCTCAAGCCCTCGGCGGCGGAGAAGATCGCCGCCGGCCTGGTCGCGATCGCGAGCATGCCCCAGGCGCAACTGGAGAAGGTGTACGGCAGCCCCGAGGCCGCGCAGATCCCGCTGTACCTCGGCTATGCGTTCCGCTCGTTCAACACCCACGGCCGGATGATGTTCACCCTCGCGCACCGCGCGATGGCCGGGCCCAGTGGGACCGATTCCGAGGACGATTACGTGATGACCGACGGCGAGCGGATCTGCTCGACCGCCATCGGGTGGAACTTCGGCGACGGGCACATGCACAACGAGCAGTTGATCGCGGCAATGCAGAAGCGCTGCCACTTCGAACCCGGCGAGGTGCGGGTGGTCCTCATCGACGCGCAGCCCATTCACGTCCAGGCGCAGCGCTACCGGTTGGTCGACGCGGCCACCGGCGAGTTCGAATCCGGCTACATCAAGGTCGCCGACGCGGTGACCCGACAGCCCTGGGACGACCAGGTCCCGGTGTACGTCGATGCCCGACCGGGAATCGGTTAGGCGCGCAACGCCTCGGCGATCGGGGTGGCGCCGTTGTTGAACTCGATGGTGCGCCCGATGGTGCCGTCGTCCGCCAGGGTCGCCGCGATCACGGCCGCGACGTCGGCGCGGGACACCTTGCCCGCGCTGGCACCCTGGCTGCCCACCTCGATCAGGCCGGTCGGCGCATCGAGGGTCAGCCCGCTCGGACCCAGCACGGTCCAGTCGAGATCGCTCGCGCGCAGGTGGGCGTCGGCGGCGGCCTTGGCCTCGGCGTACGGGTAGAACGAATTGTCCTCCGGCACGCCGTGATCGGGCCGGGCTCCGAAATAGGACACCATCACGTAGCGCCGGGTTCCGGCCTGGCCGGCGGCGTCGACGGTCCGAATGGCGGCGTCGCGGTCCACCGCATAGGTGCGTGCCGGGTCGCCCCCGCCGGCGCCGGCGGTGAACACCACGGCGTCGTGCCCGCTGATCAGGGCGGCCAACTCGGACACGCCGAGGGCCTCGATGTCCCCGACGACGGGGTCGGCACCGGTGGCGGCCACCTCGTCGGCATGGTCGGGGTTGCGGAACACCGAGGTGACGCGGTCGCCGCGCTCGCTGAGGAGGCGGGACAGGTGCAGGGCAACCTTGCCGTGGCCGCCGAAGACGATGACATTGGACATAGCTACCGAGGGTACGGTCCACACCAACGGAGCAGGTTGGAACGTCGGAGCGCCCCCGGATTCCGAACCCGGAGTTTGTGGCGGGCTGCACTGGTGCTAAGAACAAGTCATCAACCAACTGATTAGTTGAGAGGAGAGGGACATGGCAGAAGCTGTGATCGTGGAGGCCGTCCGGTCGGCGGTCGGAAAACGAAATGGCGCGTTGGCGGGGGTGCACCCGGCGGAGCTGTCGGCGCAGGTGCTCAACGGTCTCGTGGAGCGGGCCGGCGTCGATCCCGGACTGGTCGACGACGTCATCTGGGGCTGCGTCATGCAGGCCGGTGAGCAGGCGCTGGACATCGCGCGTACCGCGGTGCTGAGCGCCGGCTGGCCCGAGACCGTGCCCGGCGTGACCGTGGATCGCCAGTGCGGTTCCAGCCAGCAGTCGCTGCACTTCGCCGTCGCGGGCGTGGTGGCCGGCCATTACGACGTCGTCGTCGCCGGTGGCGTCGAGTCGATGTCGCGCACCCCGATGGGCTCGTCGCTGGCCAACGGCGGCAACCCGTACGGCGAGTCGTTCAAGGCCCGCTACGCCCAGACCCCGAACCAGGGTGTCGGCGCCGAGATGATCGCCGAGCAGTGGGGCCTCAGCCGCACCCAGCTCGACGAGTTCTCGCTGCGGTCCCACGAGAAGGCCGCCGCCGCACAGGATTCCGGCGCCTTCAAGGACCAGATCGTCGGCATCAAGACCAAGGACGCCGACGGCAATGACACCGTCGTGCTCGAGGACGGCGGCATCCGCCGCGGCGGCACCGTCGAGTCGATGGCCAAGATCAAGCCGGCGTTCAAGGAGGACGGCGTGATCCACGCCGGCAACTCCAGCCAGATCTCCGACGGTTCGGCCGCGCTGCTGATCATGTCGGCGGAGAAGGCCCAGGCTCTCGGCCTCAAGCCGCTGGCCAAGGTGCACACCGCGGTGCTCGCCGGCGCCGACCCGGTCATCATGCTGACCGCGCCGATCCCGGCCACCGAGAAGGCGCTGAAGAAGTCCGGCCTGAGTGTGGACCAGATCGGTGCATTCGAGGTCAACGAGGCCTTCGCGCCGGTGCCGATGGCCTGGCTCAAGGAAATCGGTGCCGACGAGTCCCGTCTCAACCCCAACGGCGGCGCGATCGCGCTGGGTCACCCGCTCGGCGGCTCGGGCGCCCGGATCCTGACCACGCTGCTGTACCACATGCGGGACAACAACATTCAGTACGGTTTGCAGACCATGTGTGAGGGCGGCGGGCAGGCCAACGCCACCATCCTCGAGCTGCTGTGACCGACTCGACCCAGGACGTCCCCGCCGCTCTGGTCGAGCGGCGGGGCAACGTCATGATCATCACGCTCAACCGTCCGGAGGCACGCAACGCCGTCAACGCCGCGGTGAGCACGGCGGTGGGCAACGCGCTGCACGAGGCGCAGAACGATCCCGAGGTGCGCGCGGTGGTGCTCACCGGAGCCGGGGACAAGTCGTTCTGCGCGGGCGCCGACCTCAAGGCGATCTCGCGTCGGGAGAATCTGCACCATCCCGAGCACCCGGAATGGGGATTCGCCGGCTACGTCAGCCATTTCATCGACAAGCCGACGATCGCGGCGGTCAACGGCACCGCGCTCGGCGGCGGCACCGAGTTGGCGCTGGCGAGTGATCTCGTGGTGGCCGAGGAGCGGGCGAAGTTCGGCCTGCCCGAGGTCAAGCGGGGCCTGATGGCGGCGGCCGGCGGGGTGTTCCGCATTGTCGATCAACTGCCGCGCCGGATCGGTCTGGAGTTGATGTTCACCGGTGAGCCGATGACATCCGCCGATGCGCTGCGGTGGGGACTGATCAACCAGGTGGTCCCGGACGACACGGTGCTGGAAGCCGCGTTGGCGCTGGCCGAGCGCATCACCGGGAACGCTCCGCTGGCGGTGCAGGCCTCCAAGCGGGTGGCCTACGGCGCCGACAACGGTGCGGTGGCCGGCGATGCGCCCAACTGGGAACGCAATGCCCGCGAAATGGGTGCGCTGCTGCGCACCGAGGACGCGATGGAAGGGCCGATGGCGTTCGCGCAAAAGCGCGCGCCGGTCTGGAAGGCCAAATAGGGTAGGCGATTTCGGTGCGCTGGGAGGCGCTCAGCGCCTCCCAGCGCACCGAAATCACTCGGCGGCGGCGCTTGCGTTCGGCGACTCAGTCGTGGTCTCCGCAACCTCGGTCGTGGTCTCGGTGGTTTCGGTGGCCTCGGTGGCCTCGGTGGTCTCCGTCGGCGACGTGGTGGTGGTCGCGGTGCCGGGCAGCGCGTTGTCCGGGGACAGCACGGTGTCGATCAGGTAGATCTTGGCGTTCTGCGCGGTGACACCGGCGCACACGACCTTGGCGGTGTCGTCGACCTTGATGTCGCCGCCCTTGCCCGTCACGGTGATCTGCTTGCCCTCCTGCGAGGTCAGCTTGCCGTGCACATCATCGGGGCCCAGCAGGCCGAGCGCCATGCTGTAGTACACCAGCGCGGTCAGGCGTTCCGGGTCGGCCTTGAGCGCCTCGAGCTCGGCAGGCTCCAGCTTGGCGAACGCCTCATCTGTCGGTGCGAACACGTTGTAAGGGCCGTTGTCGAGCACCGCTGCCACGTTCACGGCCGGGTTCAGGCCGCCGGCGAGCGCGGAGCTGTAGGTGCTCAGCGACGGGATGCTGGCGATGGCCACCGAGGCCGGCTGCTTGAAGATTGCGTCGAGGCCGCCGGGTTGCAACTCCTCCTTCAGGGCGTCGCAACCGGAGCCGTGCACGTCGGGCACGGGGGCGGAGTAGGTGGGGGTGGCCGCCGAGCCTGGGGCCGGGGCCGGCTCGGTGGTGGGCTCATCGGCGTACGCGGTGATGGCGGTGGAGATGGCGATCGCGGCGGCGGCTGCAGCCACGCCAAGGGTCTTCAGTCGGGTCGTCAATTCGGCTCCTCTCGTCGCTTCGTTACGTCGTAGGGCCGTCGTCGGCCGTTACTCGGGTGGATGAGTGTGTGCGGTCGGCGAGACGCTGAATGCGGCATCAAGCCAGCTGAAATCGTAAGCACGTTGCGGATGACCACCAAAACGTACTGGTCAGACCGCTTTTATCGCAGGCTGGAAGCGCCTGGGCCAATGGTCCTCTAGCGTGGATGCAATGCGAATCCTGGTGACCGGCGCGTCCGGCTATATCGGTTCGCGGCTGGTGGCCGCGCTGCTCGACGCGGGCCATGAGGTCGTCGCCGCGGGTCGAAACCCGGCTCGCCTGGACGCCTACGGCTGGCGCGACCGTGTGGAGGTCGTCGCCCTCGACGCCGGCGACGCCGAGTCGGTCTCGGCGGCACTGGCGGCCGCGGGCCCGCTGGACGTCATCTACTACCTCGTGCACGGCATCGGTGCCCAAGACTTCCGCGACGTCGACAACCGCGCCGCGGCCATCGTCGGCGCGGCCGCCCGGGACGCCGGGGTTGCGCGCTTCGTATATCTGGGCGGCTTCGTGCCCGCGGGAGACGACCTGTCCGACCATCTGATGGGCCGTGCCGAGGTGGCCGAGGCTCTGCGGGTACCGGACGGACCGGAGGTGGTGTGGCTGGGCGCGGCGATGATCATCGGCGCGGGGTCGACGTCCTTCGAGATGTTGCGTTACGTGGCGGATCGGTTCGTGCTGATGCCCATGCCGCGCTGGGCGCGCCACGAGATCGACCCGATCTCGATTCGCGATGTGCTCTATTACCTGGTGGCCGCGGCCGATCCCCGAATCGAGCCCGGCGGATACGACATCTGCGGACCCACCACCACGACGTACGGCGGGTTGATGCACACCTATGCGCGGCTGGCCGGCACGTGGCGGGCCGGGCTGCGAGTGCGCGGCCTCGACACCGCGGTCCTGTCGCGGCTGACGGCGGCGGCGCTGCCGATCCCGGGCGGACTGGCCGCCGATCTCGTTGCCTCCCTGGACTATCCGATGACCGCGTCGGAGCAGCGCTTCAGTGCTCAGGTGCCGGATCCGCCGGGCGGTCTGCTCGGCGTCGACGCGGCGATCCGCCGCTCGTTGGCGGCGGAGGCGCCGCGGCCGGTGGACCAGCTCGCCGACCCGCATCACCTCGCCGACACCGACGCGGGCTGGGCCGGCGGTGACGCCCTACGGATCCGACGTCTGGCGGCCGCCGTCACACCGCCGTTCGCGCGGCCCGCACTCGGGTTGTTATCCGCGGTGCCCAAGCCCGTCGTCGGCGCGCTGCGGGTCGGCCTGGACGCCCTGACCGACCTGATGCCCAGGCGGGGACCGTCGTGACCGGCACGTTCGACCGGCTGGCGGCCGTGGTCGGGACCGCGGCGACGCCCCCGCCGGAGCCGCCCGCGGTGGTGCGGCGTCGCCGCGTCGTCGTCGCGCTCGGACTCGCTCTCGGCGCTGTGCTGCTTGGCATTTCGCTGAATCGATCTCCGGGCGACCCGATCTTCTACTGGCTGACCGCTGCGCTGGCGGCCGTGTGGGCGACAGCCGCGCTGGCGTCCGGTCCGCTGCGCCTGGGCAGCATCGCCTGGCGCGGGCGGGCGCGACGGCCGGTGCTGACCGGGCTCGGGGTAGGCCTGGCGGTCGGCGCGGCCTTTGTGGTCGGTGCGCTGATCGTGCGGCAGATCGAGGTGATCGCCGAACCCGTCAGCGAGGTGATGCGGTTCGCCAACCAGGGGGTGCTGCCGTTGGTGGTCGCGATCACGCTCATCAACGGGGTGGCCGAGGAACTGTTCTTCCGCGGCGCCCTGTTCACCGCGCTGGAAGGCGCACGGCCCGTGCTGATCTCGACCGTGCTGTACATCGCCGCGACGATGGCCTCGGGCAATCCGATGCTCGGGTTCGCCGCTGTGGTGCTGGGACTGGTGTGCGCGCTGGAGCGCCGCGCCACCGGGGGAGTATTGGCACCGGTGCTCACCCACCTGGTGTGGGGCCTGATCATGGTGCTGGTGCTGCCGAAGATCTTCGCCGGCTAGCCGTCCAGCGGGTGGGCGATCTCGTCGCGCGGCATGCGCGCGGCGGTGAGGGCGATGAGCGCCAACACGATTGGCAGCGCACCGGCCACCGCGAAAATGGTCTGCATGGACACCACCTTCGAAAGTGGCCCGGCGATCGCCATCGACACCGGCAGGAACGCCAGCGACACGAAGAAGTCCAGGCTCGAGACCCGGCCCAGCATGGCCGGCGGCACCCGTCGTTGCAGCAACGTTCCCCAAATCACCATGCCCGCACCATCGGTCACCCCCACCACGAACGCCGCGAGCGCCATCAGCGGGAACGAGTACGTCCACCCGATGACGACCAGGGGCAGCGACCCGGCTCCCCACATCAGCAGCATCACCGTCAGGTAACGCCGCGGCAGGTGCCGCGAGGACACCCCGAGCGCGCCGAGTGCCCCGCCGATCCCGAAGGCCGCCAACACCAGGCCGTACATCCGCGCGCCGTCCTCGAACCGGTCGGCGGCGATGAACGGCAGCAACACCTCGATCGGGCCGATCACCACGAGCACGAAGAGGCTGGCGAACAGCAGCGTCCACAACAGCCACGGCGTCCTGACCATGAACACGAACCCGTCGCGCAGGTCGGTGAGTACCCGTCGCTCCAGGCGTTCCGGTTCGACGACGAAGCTGTTGCGCACCGGGCGGGTGGCGGTCAGCAGCGTCAGTCCAAGGGCGAACAACACTGCCACCGTCACCGCGCCGAGCGTCGGAAACGTCGCTCCCACAAGGACACCGGCCACCGCCGGGCCGACCGCCCGCTGCAGCACGGGCCGCATCACGCCCTCGACCCCGTTGGCCGCGAGCAGTTGACCGGGCGGCAGGATCCGCGGCAGGTAGGCGCTGTAGGCCGGGAAGAAGAACGCCGCGGCGATGCCGAGCAGCGCGGCCGCCACCGCCATGTGCCAGACCCGCAGCACGCCGAGCAGTCCGAGCGCGGCGACCGCGCTCACCGCTGCGAGGTTGACCGCCTCGACGACGATGATGATCGTGCGCTGCGGAAACCGGTCGGCGGCAATGCCCCCGATCAGCACGAATCCCACCAGCCCGACACCGAGACAGGCCGCGACCAGCGACAGTGCGGCGGGGTCGTGGTTGAGTTCCATCACCTGCAGCGCCATCACGACCGCCCACATGCCTTCGGCGAAGATCGTGACCGAGACCGCCGCGATCAGCAGCCGATACTCGCGGAAGCGAAACGGTGCGAGCACGCGCCAACCACCGGACGTGTCCGGCAGTTGCCTGTCGAGGTCGGTGCTCACCGGTAAATCGTCGCCGAGTCGCGGGCCGGGCGTCCACCGATTTTTGGCGCGCCGAAATCAACGAATTGCCGGAAGTTACTCGCACAAACTGGCCCAACGGGGAGTTTGGGCGCAAATAGCGGGCGCGACTAGATGTCGGTGAAGTTGGGGGGCCGCTTGTCCTGGAAGGCCGCGATCCCTTCGGCGAGGTCGTTGCCGCTCAAAAGGACGTACTGCCCGGCGGTCTCGTGTGCCAGCGTGGCGTCGAGGGTGGCCAGCGTCGCGCCGTTGATGGCGGCCTTCGTCTTGGCGTAGGCCACTGCCGGACCCGAGAGCAGGCGCTTGATCACCGCATCGGCCTCGGCGGCCAGGCTCTCGGCCGGGTGCACGGCGCTGACCATGCCCCAGTCCAGCGCCTCGGCCGCGGTGACCCGCTCGGCCAGCAGCGCCATCTTCATCGCCCGGGTGCGGCCGATCGCCGCGGCCACCAGCGCCGAGGCGCCGCCGTCGGGCATCAGGCCGATCTTGGTGAAGGCGAGCAGGAAAAATGCCTTGT from Mycolicibacterium sp. MU0053 includes:
- the tet(V) gene encoding tetracycline efflux MFS transporter Tet(V), translating into MPDTSGGWRVLAPFRFREYRLLIAAVSVTIFAEGMWAVVMALQVMELNHDPAALSLVAACLGVGLVGFVLIGGIAADRFPQRTIIIVVEAVNLAAVSAVAALGLLGVLRVWHMAVAAALLGIAAAFFFPAYSAYLPRILPPGQLLAANGVEGVMRPVLQRAVGPAVAGVLVGATFPTLGAVTVAVLFALGLTLLTATRPVRNSFVVEPERLERRVLTDLRDGFVFMVRTPWLLWTLLFASLFVLVVIGPIEVLLPFIAADRFEDGARMYGLVLAAFGIGGALGALGVSSRHLPRRYLTVMLLMWGAGSLPLVVIGWTYSFPLMALAAFVVGVTDGAGMVIWGTLLQRRVPPAMLGRVSSLDFFVSLAFLPVSMAIAGPLSKVVSMQTIFAVAGALPIVLALIALTAARMPRDEIAHPLDG
- a CDS encoding enoyl-CoA hydratase; protein product: MTITESGLDALAPVEGLLVDLSDGVLSITIDRPDSLNSVNPEVFAGMADALERAATDPRVRVVRLGGTGRGFCSGAGIGAEDTGDGHEPMETLHQGNRAIRAIVDLPRPVVAVVQGPTAGIGVSLAMAADLVLASDKAFFLLAFTKIGLMPDGGASALVAAAIGRTRAMKMALLAERVTAAEALDWGMVSAVHPAESLAAEADAVIKRLLSGPAVAYAKTKAAINGATLATLDATLAHETAGQYVLLSGNDLAEGIAAFQDKRPPNFTDI